GAAGAACTGAAAGCGCTCGGTGATTCACTTTGACGTCGCTACAAAGCGAAATCAAATAAAAGAATTAGAAGATGGAATGCTTGTTGACGGGTTTTGGGATGACCATAAACAAAGTCAACAGCATATCCAAACCCTTAACCAACTGAAAAACTTGGTTGAGACTTTTGATGACTTATCAAGTCGTACAGAATTTTGTTCTGAAGGAATTGAACTTATCAAAGATACAATGGACGAGGAATTCAAAGCATCGCTTGAAGAAGAACTCACATCGCTTGATAAAGATATGGACTCATTCAGTGTCTTAGTCTTATTAAGTCATGATTATGATCAAAAAAATGCGATTCTTGAATTACATCCAGGTGCAGGTGGTACTGAAAGCCAGGACTTTGCACAAATGTTGTATCGGATGTATACACGGTGGGCCCAAAAGCATAACTTTAAACTCGAGGTACTCGACTACCTTGATGGGGATGAGGCTGGGATAAAATCCGTGACTGTATTAGTTAAAGGTCCATATGCTTATGGGTATTTGAAAGCTGAAAAAGGGGTACATCGTCTTGTAAGAATCAGCCCATTCGATTCTTCGGGAAGACGCCATACATCCTTTGCATCTGTAGATGTAGCACCTGAATTTGATGAAAGTGTTGAGATTACAATCAACCCTGAAGATATAAGTGTGGATACAATGCGTGCAAGTGGTGCCGGTGGGCAACACATAAACAAAACAGATTCTGCCGTTAGAATCACACACCATCCCACAGGAATTGTGGTATCATGTCAGTCAGGACGCAGCCAACTTCAAAACCGTGAAGAAGCATTAAATATGTTGAAAAGCAAGTTGTACCAACTAGAAATTGAAGCGCAACAAGCAAAAATTGCGCAATTAAAGGGAGATCAGAAGTTAATAGAATGGGGATCACAGATTCGTTCATACGTTGTGCATCCTTATACTATGGTTAAAGATCATCGAACAACCCATGAAACAAGTCAATTACAAGATGTGTTGGATGGTGACATTGATGATTTTATTGAAGCATATTTGAAAATGAATATCAGGGGGTAGGTATGAAGAATCGCGTTCTTGATACACTGCAACTTATAGGTGGAAATTTCATACTGGCATGCTCAGTAGTATTTCTGATTATTCCAAACTCAGTACTATCTGGGGGTGTTGCGGGTGTAGCTATCGCCTTAGCACCCTTTTTGACTATAAGTGTTGAAACAATTATGACAGGAATTATTGTCATTACGTTTATCATGGGATATCTATTTCTAGGAAAAGCATTTGCAGTCAAAACAATCGCAAGTAGCATTATGTATCCAATATTTATCAATGGTTTATCCTTGATTCCACATACTGTTCGTGTTGATCCAATTTTGGCATCAATATTTGGTGGATTAGTAGCTGGTGTGGGACTTGGACTGGTGTTTAGAACTGGAGCAAGTACAGGTGGAATGGACATTCCGCCATTAATCCTTGCGAGCAAAACCAATGTAAAGGTATCGGTTTGGATTATGGTCGTAGACTTCTTCACGATACTATTGGGTCTAAGTGCATA
This DNA window, taken from Erysipelothrix larvae, encodes the following:
- the prfB gene encoding peptide chain release factor 2 (programmed frameshift) — protein: MELFEMVQSIEHHHEELKALGDSLDVATKRNQIKELEDGMLVDGFWDDHKQSQQHIQTLNQLKNLVETFDDLSSRTEFCSEGIELIKDTMDEEFKASLEEELTSLDKDMDSFSVLVLLSHDYDQKNAILELHPGAGGTESQDFAQMLYRMYTRWAQKHNFKLEVLDYLDGDEAGIKSVTVLVKGPYAYGYLKAEKGVHRLVRISPFDSSGRRHTSFASVDVAPEFDESVEITINPEDISVDTMRASGAGGQHINKTDSAVRITHHPTGIVVSCQSGRSQLQNREEALNMLKSKLYQLEIEAQQAKIAQLKGDQKLIEWGSQIRSYVVHPYTMVKDHRTTHETSQLQDVLDGDIDDFIEAYLKMNIRG
- a CDS encoding YitT family protein, translating into MKNRVLDTLQLIGGNFILACSVVFLIIPNSVLSGGVAGVAIALAPFLTISVETIMTGIIVITFIMGYLFLGKAFAVKTIASSIMYPIFINGLSLIPHTVRVDPILASIFGGLVAGVGLGLVFRTGASTGGMDIPPLILASKTNVKVSVWIMVVDFFTILLGLSAYGLNDVLIGLLSVYSTTKAINIITTLGGQQAKQVFIISDYVDDILDMILENLDRGATIIDAHGGFTRKQKQIIMTVITTVEYPQLERHVKEVDKDAFLIVSDVTEVHGQGFYKI